Proteins encoded together in one Polycladomyces subterraneus window:
- the purF gene encoding amidophosphoribosyltransferase, with product MRDECIFDELKEECGVFAVIGHPSAAQLTYYGLHALQHRGQESAGIVTTDGTKFRHHRGMGLVTEVFQGDVLSKLTGHTAIGHVRYSTTGESGINNAQPLVFNYVAGELALCTNGNLVNSQRLRRALEREGSIFQTTTDTEVIPHLIARSRHTNLVDAVKEALNQVVGGFALLILTNDQLIAASDPHGLRPLSLGRLGDAIVFASETCALDVIGAEYVREVEPGEMLIVDAEGMRVDRFTPPARRAVCSFEYIYFARPDSDISGINVHAARKRLGQQLAKEAPVEADVVTGVPDSSISAAIGYAEATGIPYELGLIKNRYVGRTFIQPSQELREQGVKMKLSAVRKVVEGKRVVMVDDSLVRGTTSRQIVNLLREAGATEVHVRISSPPVRFPCYYGIDTSDRKQLIAASHSVEEIRQLIGADSLVFLSKEGMLEAIGRPTGEPDRGHCLACFDGNYPTLVEESLVLEGER from the coding sequence ATGCGCGATGAATGCATCTTCGACGAACTGAAAGAGGAGTGCGGGGTGTTTGCCGTCATCGGTCATCCATCGGCAGCGCAATTGACGTATTACGGTTTGCACGCACTCCAGCATCGCGGGCAGGAAAGCGCCGGCATCGTTACGACCGATGGGACCAAGTTTCGCCATCACCGGGGGATGGGACTGGTGACCGAGGTGTTCCAAGGGGATGTGCTGTCCAAATTGACGGGGCACACGGCGATCGGTCATGTTCGTTACTCCACCACCGGCGAAAGCGGGATCAATAATGCTCAACCGCTGGTGTTCAACTATGTAGCGGGTGAGCTGGCGTTGTGCACCAACGGCAACCTGGTTAACTCACAACGGTTGCGCAGGGCATTGGAGCGGGAAGGTTCCATATTCCAGACGACGACCGATACGGAAGTGATTCCCCATCTGATCGCCCGTTCCCGCCATACCAATCTGGTGGATGCAGTCAAGGAAGCATTGAATCAGGTAGTGGGCGGGTTTGCCCTGTTGATTTTAACCAATGATCAATTGATTGCCGCATCTGATCCTCATGGATTGCGTCCGCTCTCCTTGGGACGGCTGGGGGATGCGATCGTGTTTGCTTCCGAGACGTGCGCATTGGACGTGATCGGTGCGGAATATGTGCGAGAGGTCGAACCGGGTGAGATGCTGATCGTCGACGCCGAAGGGATGCGTGTTGACCGGTTTACCCCACCGGCACGGCGAGCGGTCTGCTCGTTTGAATACATTTACTTTGCCCGCCCGGACAGCGACATCAGCGGTATCAACGTGCATGCCGCAAGGAAACGACTCGGTCAACAACTGGCCAAGGAAGCCCCGGTCGAAGCCGATGTGGTCACCGGTGTGCCGGACTCCAGCATTTCCGCGGCGATCGGGTATGCGGAAGCGACGGGGATCCCGTATGAATTGGGCCTGATCAAAAACCGGTATGTAGGCCGTACCTTCATTCAGCCGAGTCAGGAATTGCGGGAGCAGGGCGTCAAGATGAAGTTGAGCGCTGTCCGCAAAGTGGTGGAAGGCAAACGAGTCGTCATGGTGGATGACTCGCTCGTTCGCGGGACGACCAGCCGACAGATCGTCAATCTTCTACGCGAAGCAGGAGCGACAGAAGTGCATGTGCGCATCAGCTCTCCACCGGTGCGATTCCCCTGTTACTATGGAATCGACACTTCGGATCGGAAACAGTTGATCGCTGCCTCTCACTCCGTCGAGGAGATCCGCCAATTGATCGGGGCGGACAGTCTCG
- the purL gene encoding phosphoribosylformylglycinamidine synthase subunit PurL encodes MIRDQKLYREMGLTEEEYEQVIGHLGRLPNWTETGIYSVMWSEHCSYKNSKPLLRRFPTEGPRVLQGPGEGAGVIDIGDGQAVVFKIESHNHPSAIEPFQGAATGVGGIIRDVFSMGARPVALLNSLRFGELSSPRVRYLLERVVAGIANYGNSIGIPTVGGEVAFDERYEGNPLVNAMCVGILPHEHLQKGVAKGVGNPVIYVGASTGRDGIHGATFASEELSEESEEKRPSVQVGDPFMEKLLLEACMELVEMGILIGIQDMGAAGLTCSSSEMAAKGGCGMELDLDRVPQREAGMTPYEIMLSESQERMLLVVEKGREEEVKRVFDKWGLNSAVIGRVTDDGRLRLRHRDEWVADIPVKTLVDDAPVYVREAREPEYYRSFADFDTSAELKDIDPQDAVKRVLASPTVASKKWIYRQYDHMVRTSTAVRPGSDAAVIILRGTEKALAMCTDANGRYVYLDPEQGGAIAVAEAARNVVCSGAEPIGITDCLNFGNPEKPEIYWQMSRAIDGMSAACRALNTPVIGGNVSLYNESNGQAVLPTPVVGMVGLIEKREHITTQAFKEDGHVIYLVGETLDELGGSELQKVVTGRIAGRPPRIDLEKEKRVQDFTLAAIRQGWVASAHDLSEGGLAVALAESCISGNRGAQVEIATTLSVTTFLFSESQSRVLLSVSEDHASALTSLADEYGVPLQRIGRVGGDQLRVTVNDVQAMDVSVAELAAVWEGAIPCAMNASSTN; translated from the coding sequence ATGATTCGGGATCAAAAACTGTATCGGGAAATGGGCTTAACTGAAGAGGAGTATGAGCAGGTGATCGGCCATTTGGGGCGTCTGCCCAACTGGACGGAAACGGGCATTTACAGTGTGATGTGGTCGGAACACTGCAGTTACAAAAACTCCAAGCCTTTGCTGCGCCGTTTTCCCACAGAGGGGCCGCGAGTGTTGCAGGGACCTGGTGAAGGAGCCGGCGTGATTGATATCGGTGACGGGCAGGCAGTGGTGTTTAAGATTGAAAGCCACAACCATCCATCTGCCATCGAGCCATTCCAGGGTGCGGCGACCGGAGTGGGCGGCATCATCCGCGACGTGTTTTCGATGGGCGCCCGTCCAGTGGCGTTGCTCAATTCGCTCCGCTTCGGTGAATTGAGCTCCCCACGCGTACGGTACCTGTTGGAACGTGTGGTGGCGGGGATTGCGAATTACGGCAACTCGATCGGGATTCCGACGGTGGGTGGCGAAGTGGCGTTTGATGAGCGGTACGAAGGCAATCCGTTGGTCAACGCGATGTGTGTTGGTATTCTGCCTCATGAGCATTTGCAAAAAGGGGTGGCCAAAGGCGTCGGCAACCCGGTGATTTATGTCGGTGCCAGCACGGGACGCGATGGCATCCACGGTGCCACGTTTGCATCCGAGGAACTGAGCGAGGAATCGGAGGAGAAGCGTCCGTCCGTGCAAGTGGGCGACCCCTTTATGGAGAAGCTTCTGTTGGAAGCCTGCATGGAATTGGTGGAAATGGGTATCCTGATCGGCATCCAGGACATGGGGGCGGCCGGGTTGACCTGCTCCAGCTCCGAAATGGCTGCCAAAGGCGGATGCGGGATGGAACTGGATTTGGATCGGGTTCCCCAGCGCGAAGCCGGCATGACACCGTATGAGATCATGCTGTCCGAATCGCAGGAGCGCATGTTGCTGGTCGTGGAAAAAGGGCGCGAAGAAGAAGTGAAGCGCGTGTTCGACAAGTGGGGTCTCAACTCCGCTGTGATCGGCCGCGTGACGGATGACGGCCGTCTGCGCCTGCGCCATCGGGATGAGTGGGTGGCCGATATCCCGGTGAAAACGTTGGTGGATGACGCGCCCGTGTACGTACGAGAAGCACGAGAGCCGGAATATTATCGTAGCTTTGCTGATTTCGACACCAGTGCCGAACTGAAGGACATTGATCCGCAAGATGCCGTGAAACGGGTGCTGGCATCTCCGACGGTGGCAAGCAAGAAGTGGATCTACCGCCAATACGATCACATGGTACGCACCTCCACCGCAGTACGTCCGGGATCGGATGCGGCGGTGATCATACTGCGCGGTACGGAGAAAGCGTTGGCCATGTGCACGGATGCCAACGGTCGTTATGTCTATCTCGATCCCGAACAGGGCGGGGCCATCGCCGTGGCTGAAGCGGCACGCAACGTGGTCTGCTCCGGTGCAGAGCCAATCGGGATTACGGACTGCCTGAACTTCGGCAACCCGGAAAAACCGGAAATCTACTGGCAAATGTCCCGGGCGATCGACGGGATGAGCGCAGCATGCCGTGCGCTGAACACGCCAGTGATCGGGGGCAACGTCAGTCTGTACAACGAAAGCAATGGTCAAGCGGTATTGCCCACTCCCGTGGTCGGCATGGTCGGGTTGATCGAAAAACGGGAGCACATCACCACGCAAGCGTTCAAAGAAGACGGCCATGTGATCTACCTGGTGGGAGAGACGTTGGATGAATTGGGCGGCAGTGAACTGCAGAAGGTGGTGACGGGCCGCATCGCCGGACGTCCGCCGCGCATCGATCTGGAAAAGGAAAAACGGGTGCAAGACTTCACCTTGGCAGCGATCCGACAAGGTTGGGTGGCTTCGGCACACGATCTGTCCGAAGGCGGATTGGCCGTGGCCCTGGCTGAATCCTGCATCAGCGGCAATCGCGGTGCGCAAGTAGAGATCGCTACAACGCTGTCGGTGACAACGTTCCTGTTCAGTGAAAGTCAGTCCCGTGTGTTGCTTAGTGTGTCTGAGGACCATGCATCCGCATTGACATCGCTGGCCGACGAATACGGCGTACCCCTCCAGCGCATCGGTCGGGTCGGTGGTGACCAGTTGCGGGTGACGGTCAACGATGTGCAGGCGATGGATGTGTCGGTGGCCGAGTTGGCCGCTGTATGGGAAGGAGCGATACCATGCGCGATGAATGCATCTTCGACGAACTGA
- the purQ gene encoding phosphoribosylformylglycinamidine synthase subunit PurQ: MRFAVPVFPGSNCDVDCLRAVEDVLGVPVEPVWHQERSLSKYDAIILPGGFSYGDYLRTGALARFSPVMDSVMEAAEWGKLVVGICNGFQILLEAGLLPGAMRRNDHLQFRCDIQPLRVENAELPFTRDYREGEIIHIPIAHGEGNYYCDEETLAELKQHNQIVFRYTGENPNGSVDDIAGIVNRRGNVLGMMPHPERAVHDWLGSVDGVRFFTSMLAYWEENHGAA; this comes from the coding sequence ATGCGCTTTGCGGTTCCGGTGTTTCCCGGTTCCAATTGTGACGTGGACTGTTTGAGAGCGGTCGAAGATGTGCTGGGCGTTCCAGTCGAACCGGTATGGCACCAAGAACGGAGTTTGAGCAAATATGATGCGATTATTCTTCCCGGCGGCTTTTCTTACGGCGATTATCTGCGTACGGGTGCACTGGCGCGCTTTTCTCCAGTGATGGACAGTGTAATGGAAGCGGCCGAATGGGGTAAATTGGTCGTCGGCATTTGCAACGGGTTTCAGATTTTGTTGGAAGCAGGTTTGCTGCCGGGCGCGATGCGGCGCAACGACCACCTGCAATTCCGTTGTGACATCCAACCGCTCCGGGTGGAAAACGCCGAATTGCCTTTTACACGGGACTACCGGGAAGGAGAAATCATCCACATTCCGATCGCGCACGGCGAAGGCAACTATTACTGTGACGAGGAGACATTGGCGGAGTTGAAACAACACAACCAAATCGTGTTCCGTTATACCGGGGAAAATCCGAACGGATCGGTCGACGACATTGCCGGGATCGTCAACCGGCGAGGCAATGTGCTCGGCATGATGCCCCACCCGGAACGGGCGGTGCATGATTGGTTGGGATCGGTGGACGGTGTGCGTTTCTTCACTTCGATGCTGGCTTACTGGGAGGAGAATCACGGTGCGGCTTGA
- the purS gene encoding phosphoribosylformylglycinamidine synthase subunit PurS: MIKATIVVMLKPSVLDPQGSAVKGSLHSLGFEEVTEVRIGKRMEVWLNTDNRAEAEARVAAMCDKLLANPVIENYTFELEEGA; the protein is encoded by the coding sequence ATGATCAAAGCGACAATTGTAGTTATGTTGAAACCGAGTGTGCTCGATCCACAGGGAAGTGCGGTCAAAGGCTCGCTCCACTCGCTTGGGTTTGAAGAGGTGACGGAGGTCCGTATCGGGAAACGGATGGAAGTGTGGCTCAACACCGACAACCGGGCGGAAGCGGAAGCCCGCGTGGCGGCCATGTGCGACAAGCTGCTGGCCAATCCGGTGATCGAAAATTACACGTTCGAGCTGGAGGAGGGAGCCTGA
- the purC gene encoding phosphoribosylaminoimidazolesuccinocarboxamide synthase, translating into MNRGDLLYEGKAKKLYQTDDPNVLWVEYKDDATAFNGEKKAQLAGKGEMNNRIAAFFFRYLRENGVDNHFLQEVSPTEQWVRKVTIVPLEVVVRNRAAGSMAKRLGLEEGRMLPRPIVEFYYKNDDLKDPLVTEDHIDVLGLATAEQREEMKRIALQVNDLLGKKMRELGVTLVDFKLEFGIDPDGRLILADEISPDTCRFWDVKTGKVLDKDRFRRDLGDVVEAYREIWNRLEGTTP; encoded by the coding sequence ATGAATCGGGGAGACCTGCTGTACGAAGGAAAAGCCAAAAAACTATATCAGACGGATGATCCGAACGTGTTGTGGGTGGAGTACAAAGATGACGCCACCGCTTTCAACGGGGAGAAAAAAGCGCAACTGGCCGGCAAGGGGGAGATGAACAACCGCATCGCTGCATTCTTTTTCCGGTACTTGCGCGAAAACGGCGTGGACAACCACTTCCTTCAGGAAGTCTCCCCGACCGAACAATGGGTCCGAAAAGTCACCATCGTACCGCTGGAGGTGGTGGTGCGCAACCGTGCGGCCGGTAGCATGGCCAAACGGTTGGGATTGGAGGAAGGCCGCATGTTGCCGCGCCCGATCGTCGAGTTTTACTACAAAAACGATGATTTGAAGGATCCCTTGGTCACGGAAGATCATATCGATGTGCTGGGATTGGCCACTGCCGAGCAACGTGAGGAGATGAAACGCATCGCCTTGCAGGTGAACGACTTGTTGGGCAAAAAGATGCGGGAGCTCGGGGTGACGTTGGTCGATTTCAAACTGGAATTCGGGATCGATCCGGACGGGCGTTTGATCTTGGCAGATGAAATCTCGCCGGATACGTGCCGTTTCTGGGATGTGAAGACGGGCAAAGTATTGGACAAGGACCGCTTCCGCCGCGATTTGGGCGATGTGGTGGAGGCGTATCGGGAAATCTGGAACCGGTTGGAGGGGACAACACCATGA